DNA from Dama dama isolate Ldn47 chromosome 5, ASM3311817v1, whole genome shotgun sequence:
ACGCTGCCCTCACTCCTTGGACAGCGGGCACGTGCTTTCTGCAAGAATCCACCACCTGCCTACCACCCACATCAGCGGTGCTAGTTCCTGCCAGGAGTGGAGGCTTCCGTTTAGGCTCCATCCAACAGGGCTCCCCACAAAAGGGATCCATCACTATCTGCTGGGACGGTGTCAGGACAGCATAGGAATCCCTGTGATCCTGCTGACTGGAAGGTGGATGGGAACTCTGGAACCACTGCTCCAGGGGCACAGGCTGAGCTTGGGTCATTTTATGCTGCCTCTTTCTTGGGTGGGAGGGACTGAGCCAGCTGAGTGTGCCACTGAGTGAGGGCCCTGCAAGAAGCCGGTGCTGGAACCCCAGAGGCAGGGGTTCCACTGCAAGGCCTCTAGGGAGCTGGGTGGTTTCCCGAGGCCTCAGCTGTGCAAACCTACTCTTAAGCAGCTGTGCAAACATCTACAAGGACATAAACATAAAGGTGAACACCATGGCCCAGCAAAGTGTGCATTTAGTCAGTTTATGTGACTGGATACAGTCACTGCCTGACATGCCTGGAGAACTGGGAGCATCCCCCTGGGGGTTATCTTTCCAGAAGGATAAGCCCCACCTGATGCTGAGCACCTCCTGCCAGCCTGTGGGCCACTGAAAAACATGCTCAGTTAATGAGTCGATCCATGTGCCTCTTAGACAGATGGCAAGTTTCCTCTCCATGGTTTTACAAGTGAATGGAAAGTATTTCCAAATTCTAAGCAACCATACATCAACATTCCATCTTATTAACTCATGATCCCAGTGACTGATGAGTGACATATAAAATGCTAGAAAAAATTTGGAACCAGAAGGGATAAACTGAGATGAGAACTGTGAACAAAAACCCAAGATTAAGTAGACCACAACTCTCATAGACctgatttagaaataatttttcactAAATGTCACTTAATGTCACCAGTATAGCACTGCCTTCCTTCCCTTATGCatcatctttagaattttcttatTCCAAAACCTTCtattttttcagaattaaaaaaaccTGTGATAAAATTTCTCTACTTCAGATATCAGGCTCTATATTATAACTAAAGATTTGTTTAAAAAGTGCTCCAAGATGGAATCTAgtattaatgtaaaataaatttttttaagtaatattttttatCATGTAATTTCTACTTAAGCTGGCAAAGGATCCATGGGTGTTCATCATATTACCTATAATTGTTTGGATGTTTGAAATACATCATACTTTGAAAAGAGATTTATTCTTAAACAGGATATGCCTGTCTCAAACTTCAGAAATATGGACAAATGAAGATAAGCAATTAATACTCAGCTGTTAGGTTTCCCCATTAAATCACCCAGAATTAATAAATATGTTGGTCGACATAAAACTACTCAAGGCCCAAACTCCTCTTCGAGACCCACTGCCTCTGACCTTGCCCACTGCCTAGGCCTGCGCCCAGACACAGACTGATGTGAAAGGGCGCGTCAGGCCCCTGCAGGCCTGGCAGCAGCCCCGTGCTCACCGGGACAGGCAGAAGTCAGCATAGGTAACGCAGGCTCTTCCTCATTGTGCTGGCGGAATCGACGCACAAACTCTTTCTGACTCTCCAGGATGCTGAAATCTGCAGCAATGGTTGTATCGAAGACATAATGCACCCCTGTGGGGAAGAGAGGCGTGTTGGGCTCCACATCACagaatgtgagatggaccctcAGTTCGCCTCGAAGACAAACTGAAAGGGCAGACTCCACAGACACTGCTAGATGCCCAAGTGCAGGACTGTGCCCTTTGCTCTCTCAAACAACAGCACGTATCACTTTTCACAATAAAGCATATATTCTCCTGCTGCTTCTTTTCCCTTTACATCTATATTTACATAAACACCTTGCCATATTCCATATACAAATGAATGTAATTTTACAGGGTATTATTCTTCCAATTCACTGGCTAAATTAAACTCCAGTCTGTAACAGTCTTTGATAGCTCTAAATAAAATGAGTAAACTGGCTGAGCATAGCTTTATAATGGTCTTAATTAATTACTATGCTGATTTttaacttgtctttttttttttttttttttaatatttattgatttggctgtgTCATGCCTTCAGTGTCATGCCGGAGTTTTCTGTGGCAGCGCATGGACTTGCTAGTTGTGCTGCACCAGCTGAGTAGTTGCTGATCGAGGGCtccagggcacatgggcttcagcagttgcagcagatgggcttagttactctgaggCACATGgggtcttaattccctgaccagggatcgatcctgagtcccctgcattgcaaggcggattcttaaccactggaccaccagggaaatccctaacttgtcttctttttaataaatgtatgcttctttgtttttaaactacAGTTGATATACAGTATAAGGTACAGATGGGCAAAGTAGTGGttcgcaattttttttttcagcctctaAGTTTTTATTAACATGAGTTTCCAAAAACAAGCATCCATATTAGTGTGGGgagtgagggtgggaggagggggaagggcaggaagaaggaattctgctCTATTGGTAATAGAGCTCCAGGTTCATCCCATCGTGGATTTCATAGTCCCCCAGAGACACATGGCCCTTAAAAACCGTGTACCACTTCTTCAAAATGATCTTGTTCCAATGGGTGCCAGTTTGGGCTGTGATCAGCTTCTTAAGGTCCCCGATTGTGTCATCCGTATTGCACTTAACGCGCACCTTCTTCCCCAAACAGTCGTTGCAAACAACCTCGATCATCCTGGCTCAAATAGCCTGGACGAAGCAGACGCCACAACCTCCTCGCGCTGCTGCTGAGCCCAGGCCAGAGTCGCTGCTCggttcacaattttttaaagttatgctACAGTTatagttatcataaaatatttgctgtagggaattccctagtggtccagtggttagggcttggcGTTTTCACTGCTGttgcccaggtttaatcccttgtcagggaataAGATTCTGCAGGTCTCATGGCATGGCCCCcccaaaaatttgtttttttttgctataatccctgtgttgtacaatatatccctgtagcttattttatacctaaaagcttgtacctcttaatctacCACCTCTATCACGTCCCTCCACTctgcccactggtaaccactactttGTACTCTAcatctgtctttttctgttttgttatattcacgagtttgttgtatttttctttagattctacatgtaacagatatcatatggtatttgtctttgtctgtctgacttatttcatttggtATCATACCCACCAAGTCCATTTATGTTGCTACAAATAAGTTCTAAATATTGGAAAATAAGCCTAAGacaaaaaatatactttaaataattACAGTAAAATAAACAGAGCAAATAGTTTTAATATCTGCAACCAGTCTAAACCTTGATAGCAGTCAGttattcttaaaaagaaatattatatcAAGTTAAAGagttaccttaaaaaaaatcagtttcactgtGGATACATTTTATTAACATATAACATCCAACTAGTCTTAAAAAATCCCCCACCCACTCCAAAATAGGGCCTTTCACTATGAGAAGGCAGagcattttaaaactttgatCTCTGGTAACATTCAGCTAAGCTTAGGCTTTTTAAGATTAAAAGCATGAAGGATGACTTAAGGAGTCCTCATCTGCAGCTGCAGCTTCAGTTTTGGTTGTGGCACGCTGTGCACCAGCAAACAGCTCTGCACGGAAAGCAACATGCAGCAGCGAGGCAGGCAGGCTGGTGTGAGGACATTTAGTCTACGTGTCACTTTATTGCTAATCCCAATGTGTTTACAACTTTAAAAAGCCATTGAGGAACAACAAAAACTCTTACTTGGCAAACGGCTTAAGTTTTCCTCTTCAGAGCCTACCTGCAGGACACTTTAAGTCAGGGGGAAGTGAGAGTGTGACATGACAGACTAGCCAGAAGCATTCTTACCGCCCTTTATGAGGCAGTATTACTCTAGTACTCGTTCACATTTGAGTCCTCAGGTACTGAAATGATAGCTTTCTCTCTTCACACAAAGGACACAGTCCATTCCCTTCCTGCTCTGCTCTTCAGAGAGTTTCCTGGCAAACCAGATGCCAATCATTGCAGATGTGATCCTCCATCAGGTAACTGTAACCCCTGTGAGCCAAGCAACTCGACACTGCTGGGCAAGTGTGGGTCCCACGTGTCCCCAGCTACATGCCTTAAGATGGTCATTTGCTGTCCCCAGAGGGGCCAGCACCAGCCATAAGACAATACCCCATCTGCATGGCAAGGGGCTAAGTGACACCTGCCTACCATGTGTGGGTCAGAGGCATGGTCCTCTTACGTTCCACAAGACTCTCAAAGAAGTTCTTATCTATCCTGTGCCCTTGAAAATTGAACTCTAGAGATAAAAAGGGCAGATAAAAACTCAAATTATAAATTTGAATTATACCAAATCTATTTGctataaataatttcaaaaggcAGCTCACCGAGACTTTTGAGGAAACCACAGAGCCTTCTGGATGCATCAGTCACACTGAGGCTGAATTTAGCAGCAAAATAAGGCAAAGACTGAGGACACACTGACACTGCCAGCACCTTGTGCTTTGAGGTATCACATTTCTAGGAGAAATAGAGAAGAACATTGTGTATGTGGTGATTACAAAAGGAGTGAAAGTAAGacacttttaaaaggaaaaataaaaattacataccCATAAATAACTGAAACGATCCATAACAATGAAGTTAAATGAAAATGGGGCCCCAAGGTCTGTCCCCAAGAGGCCTCAAGCCCAGGTCACTTAGTGGTAAATTTTAGCAAAATTTTAATTCCTAGATAATTCTCACCTTCTATGAACTCTTCTAATAAATACCAAACAAACAAATGTGAAACCACCCTATCAACACCCTGAAACCAAAACCAGATGCTGGCAGTTCAAGAAATCcctagaaaaatatgaacaaattgaGTTCAGAGGCGTGCTGACTCATCACAGACATGCAGGATGCAACCTTGGGGAGCAGTGTGAGCGAGCATGTCAGGCACCACCTGCATATTAGGAAAAGTGGAAACTGGGACAGCAGTGTTCAGTGGCCACCATCCACTGCTGTCTACCTATGGACTGGCCACAGACAGGACAGTCTGGTCctgtccccctgcccctgcctaGCAGCTCAGGTGAGACAATGCTGAGTCTGCCTGTCCCCTCTGGATGGGACCCCACCTTCACGTGattcctgggaagcccacacctgACAGGGCCATCAGGGCACCAACCTGGCACACACTGACCTCCGGCTCCCTGACAAGCTCCTATGATGCCCAAGACAGCCAGGCGCGGTTTCTGTGGTTTGTGACCAAGAGCATGCTAACGTAAATTTGGAAGCAGGAACAAGAGAGTACAAGTTTCAAATGCTAATGAAGAGGGTGGTCTATTCCCAGCTTCAGCAGTCAGACTTGGCAATTCAAGTACTTCTGTATGACACCCTGTCCAGGGAATTTCAAGGGTTCACCCCTCACTTCATTCTCACTTAAATTTCACCTCCTCTAAGGGAGCTGATCTGTGACCAAGCAGGAATCAGCCTGAGCCCCAGAGCTCAGGAACCCCAGAGCCCCAGGACCAGCAGAGAAATAGGAACTGCTTTTTCCTGTGGCAGCCCTGAGTGACTGACTCAGCCAAACCCAGAACCTCTTCCATTCCTAAGCTTTCAGTTTCATAAAATAACTAAGAATTTCCTTTTTAGGCTAGTTTAACTTGGGTACCCATTTTCTATAGCTGATATGCCGATTGGTGTGAGCATCTACATCTCTTTAATAGTAAAAGACTGTAAAAATCTACTTAATGACAAAACTTCACCAGCATTCCCAGTGAAATCAGAAACAAGATGTTAGTATTATTTCTACCACCAATGTAATTTCAGGTTGATTTAAAGGTCCCAGACCATAccaccagaaaaaataaaatgtatacaggttggaaagaaagaaatttgtcaTTTGCAGTCAGTACACCCAGAAAGCAACCCGGGCCTCATGTGGTACCTGCACTGCCACGCCAGAGCACCCAGCACTGTGTTCAGAGCCTGTACAAACACTTCCTGGAAAGCAGCTGTGAGGGCTGCTCACCAGGTCAGACTGAGGGCAAACCAAGACATGCTTTTCGGCCTCATCTGCCTCTGTTTCTCCGTCTTTCCCTTTCACCTGTCTTCCTGAGTGACTTCGGGTAGTTCCATCTGTACAGGGGTCTGCAGGAATGAGCTAATGGACTGTGGCCCTAACCTCCAGGAAATCCCCAGAGGCAGAGGAGCAGCAGCTCGGCCACCACGCCATCCCACGACCAAGCATGCGGAGGCCTCCTCCGAGCTAGGGGAGCCTGGCTGGTGGTGCCAGCCACAGCTGCTGCCCACATCAGTGAGGGAGTTTGACTGTGGGTGGGGTTTTATTGGCAGGGAGAGGCTGCGGAGAGGGTCAGCTATCACAGGGGACACAAGCCAGGGCCAAGATGCACTCCCCAAGTCCCAGCAGAGGCTTCAAGCCTCACCTTGACGTCCACCCACCTCTGGTGCCAGTGAGTGCCCGGGAGGCCATACCTTGTTAAGGTTCAGAACTTGCAAGAAGTCCTTGGCGTTCTGCTGGGAAACCTGGATTCCTTCCTCCGCAGACACACAGCTGTCACAGGCCAGGCAGTCACTCAGAAATATCTTGGCATCAGCCAATTTATGGAATTCTCCCTTCTGTGAAAGAAAAGATGATGTTATGGCTTGATTCTTCAACAGAAACTCTTTAATACTTGCTTCTTTAGGAAAAGTATCAGCACAAGCATAATACAGAAAACTGCCACAAATTCTCTGAGGGTCTCATAGATGGCAATGTGTGGGGAGTGGACTGGCACCATCAAATGCAGCTTCTCCTGCCCCCATATCTTTCCCTGCTGCCTCTGGGGGCTCCTGCGTGGGTCTGCTCTGTACGCCCCGATGAGCTTGCCTAGTCCTTGGACTCTCCTCAGAAGCCTCCCTGACAGGCTCAGAAGTGGCATAGCTCACTGCTGACCTGTGGGCATCAGGGTTGTCAGGCCATCCAAGTCTGAGCTGGGACATTCAAACTCACATCTCAGTGACTCTGTTCCCCTGGACACCAAGATGACAACCCTCGGCTGCGTCGTCTTCTCCTGGCTGCACCTGCGCCCACTCACTCCCTGCAGCCCACTCCCCAGGCTGAGGTCCACTAGAAGACAAGCCACACCTCTGCTGCTAGAGATCCCCTTCCCCATCACTCTCCCCACTCTAACTTCCAGTCACCCTGGCCCTCCTTGCTCTGAGTCTCCCTGAGGGAAACACTCCCTAGAGAGCCTGGTTCACTCCTCAGACCCTCATGGACACCTGCCAGAACAGCTCTGAGCAACGCCTGGCACCTATGAGGTGGCTCTTTTCCCTGAAACGCAAGCTCTGAGGAAAGAACCTTGTCTCATGCCCTTCTGTTCTCTGACATCCCCTGTatacagaaggtgtcaataaaTATGTGGTGGATGAACATACGAATATTCTTAAGCCTATTAGCGCCCTTGCAACAAATTAATGAAGTCTCCTGACGGTTGGTTGTACACTGCTCTTTCAAACATGATTTAGTAAGCGAGGACTCGGGGGGTAGGGTGGCCCTCCTGCCCACAGCAGCGCCAAACAGGAATGCACGCtgtcacctccctcctccccaggtgCCTGTATCACTGTGCAGTGCTCATTCTGGGACCTTGTTATGCTGCAGATGCTAATTCATGAGGTATGGATGGGAGGCAAGAGTCTGCCCTTCTAACAAGCCCTGAGGGGGGGCCAGAGGAGCTGCTCCAAGGGTCTGAAGCATGTGGCCTGGCACACAGCCGGCGTCTAACAGATGCGGTTGAGCTGCACTGAGAGTTCTGCCTCCGCTGTCCCTGTAGAGGTGCCCAGGACAACACTCTGAGCTGCCAGGGGAAGCAGGGCTTCCTCTCAGCCTGCTAGCCACATGCCATGCTCATCCTCCTAGAGCCCCTCATGGGCCAGGTCTGGTTCCTTCCCGCCTGTCACagtccttcctctttctcttgttCCATCCTAATCATGGGCATTTTCTATGGAAGCCTGttcatctctccttctctccaattAGCCACACTTCTCAGAGCAGTTATCAGGCCCCCACTCAACCCCTCCAATCTCTGCGTCTAGGGAATTCTTTCCCTCCCAATATCCAGTCTGATATCCTGCAAAGCTCGTGTCCATGCAGCTCAAACTGCACTCTTCTCCCTGTGCTGCACCTCTTTTCCTGCTTCTGCCACTCTGGCTGGTCCATCCAGGCCCACCACCCTCAGCCTCCCCAAGTAGCTTCCTTCCTATTGTTCCCCTGCTCTAGCCAGCTTAAGCCACCAGCCCTAAGACATGAGTCCGATTTGTCtccttacatttcacaccttcccTGTGCCTGGTGAGCCTTCACCCCATTCCTGCACCCACCCCCCTCAGGTCTCACCACCCCTTaggacccactccagtagccaCCTTCCTGATCTGTTCATCCTATCAGCACATCTGCCCACTGTGCTGGAGGAGTGCCCACTTAAGCTATGAACACACATTATCTCCCAGCCACCATGGCTCTTGGAGAGAAGTAACCCAACTCCCCATGTCactgataaggaaattgaggctcccAGGGTGAGATGTCTGTCCAAGGCAGTGCGGACAAAGGGCAGGCGTGGGAGGCCCTGGGCCAGCTGCTCTGGGGCTGCAGAGCCCTCG
Protein-coding regions in this window:
- the LOC133057663 gene encoding ubiquitin-like protein 5, with protein sequence MIEVVCNDCLGKKVRVKCNTDDTIGDLKKLITAQTGTHWNKIILKKWYTVFKGHVSLGDYEIHDGMNLELYYQ